A part of Leptospira congkakensis genomic DNA contains:
- the hisF gene encoding imidazole glycerol phosphate synthase subunit HisF, with amino-acid sequence MRVIARLDIKNDSVIKGIHLEGLRKVGDPNILAKRYYEDGIDEILLIDSVASLYGRNNLFDVLRKASQEVFVPITIGGGLRNLDDVSFALDSGADKIAINTAAVERPDLIEEIAKKYGSQCVVASIQAKKKNENDWEVYKETGREKTGIRVSEWVKQLESLGAGEILLTSVDKEGTKSGFDKELSKMVNELVNIPVIVSGGFGEREHLVQLKNVVHPSGIAFASVLHYNVFSSLDLSEMVNQVFC; translated from the coding sequence ATGAGAGTAATTGCACGCTTAGATATAAAAAATGATTCTGTAATCAAGGGAATTCATCTTGAGGGCTTAAGGAAAGTCGGAGATCCTAATATATTAGCGAAGCGGTATTATGAGGATGGGATAGATGAAATACTGCTCATAGACAGTGTTGCAAGTCTATATGGTCGAAATAATTTGTTCGATGTGTTAAGAAAGGCATCTCAGGAAGTTTTTGTCCCAATTACGATTGGCGGTGGTTTACGCAACCTTGACGATGTATCTTTTGCTTTAGATTCAGGTGCAGATAAAATTGCAATAAACACTGCTGCAGTAGAAAGGCCAGATTTAATTGAGGAAATCGCAAAAAAATATGGAAGTCAATGTGTAGTAGCTTCAATTCAGGCCAAAAAGAAAAATGAGAATGATTGGGAAGTTTATAAAGAAACCGGAAGAGAAAAAACTGGAATTAGGGTTTCTGAGTGGGTAAAACAATTAGAATCCCTTGGTGCAGGAGAAATTTTGCTTACCTCTGTGGACAAAGAGGGAACGAAATCAGGATTTGATAAAGAACTTTCTAAAATGGTTAATGAATTAGTTAATATTCCGGTGATTGTCAGCGGTGGATTTGGCGAACGCGAACATCTGGTTCAATTGAAAAATGTTGTTCATCCAAGTGGTATAGCTTTTGCAAGTGTTTTGCATTACAATGTTTTTTCTAGTTTAGATTTGAGCGAAATGGTTAACCAGGTTTTTTGTTAA
- a CDS encoding ABC transporter permease, translated as MNRNATLIDLFKSMFKNWNLIIQMTRREILIRYKGSFLGLIWAIVNPMIMLGIYTLIFGVIFRADWGGRMGNNSDFAFTLFVGLTVYQLFSEALIKSPMLIVNNANFVKKVIFPLEILPFVSLLASLFQMFINLLILIGYLVFFKKVFFVSMIFFPIIIIPHILFTLGVSYFFSSISVFIRDANQIVTYIATLVLYVTPIFYPLSAVPEKLRYLTLLNPISYVVEEARNSVVFGLTPQFLPLAVYAVISVIILALGYYFFQRTKPLFADVL; from the coding sequence ATGAATAGAAATGCAACATTAATCGATCTTTTTAAGTCAATGTTTAAAAATTGGAATTTAATTATTCAGATGACTAGGAGAGAAATTTTAATCCGCTACAAGGGCTCATTTTTGGGCTTGATATGGGCAATCGTAAATCCAATGATAATGTTGGGTATTTATACACTTATATTTGGTGTGATCTTTCGTGCTGATTGGGGTGGGCGGATGGGTAATAATTCCGACTTTGCCTTTACATTATTTGTTGGCCTAACAGTTTATCAGCTCTTCAGTGAGGCGTTAATAAAATCGCCTATGCTAATTGTTAATAATGCAAATTTCGTGAAAAAAGTTATTTTTCCTCTTGAGATTCTTCCTTTCGTAAGTTTGTTAGCTTCTCTATTTCAAATGTTTATTAATTTATTAATTCTAATTGGATACTTGGTTTTTTTTAAGAAGGTCTTTTTTGTTAGTATGATTTTTTTTCCTATTATCATTATTCCTCATATCCTTTTTACACTAGGAGTTTCCTATTTTTTCTCATCAATTTCTGTTTTTATTAGGGATGCCAATCAAATAGTTACTTATATTGCAACTTTAGTATTATACGTTACACCGATATTTTATCCGCTATCTGCGGTGCCTGAAAAGCTTAGATATTTAACTTTATTGAACCCAATTTCTTATGTAGTAGAAGAAGCTAGAAATTCCGTTGTATTTGGTTTGACTCCACAATTTTTGCCACTAGCGGTTTATGCAGTCATCAGTGTTATCATTTTAGCTTTGGGTTATTATTTTTTTCAAAGGACAAAACCACTTTTTGCTGATGTTCTATAG
- the fcl gene encoding GDP-L-fucose synthase, producing MNKNSKIYVAGHRGLVGSALVRVLERQGYSNVIGRSRTELDLTNQSEVNRFFESERPEYVFLAAAKVGGIHANDTYPAEFIFSNLQIQNNIIDATYRYEGKKLCFLGSSCIYPKFAKQPMDEGQLLDGKLEPTNEPYAVAKIAGIVMCQSYNRQYGTDFFSVMPTNLYGPGDNYHPQNSHVLPALLRRFHEAKVNDLPEVVIWGTGNPLREFLFSDDMARACVFLMQNYNEFREARGGEHVNVGSGIEVSIRELAETLKDVVGYKGKLTFDLTKPDGTPRKLLDVSKLHRMGWKHEVELREGIKLAYDDFLLNGGVER from the coding sequence ATGAATAAAAATTCTAAAATTTACGTCGCGGGTCATCGAGGTTTGGTGGGTTCTGCCCTTGTCCGAGTTTTGGAACGACAAGGTTATTCGAATGTGATTGGGCGGTCTAGGACAGAGCTCGATTTAACGAACCAATCGGAAGTGAACCGATTTTTCGAATCGGAAAGACCAGAATATGTTTTTTTGGCAGCTGCAAAGGTAGGAGGGATTCATGCAAATGATACCTATCCGGCGGAATTTATTTTCTCTAACTTGCAGATTCAAAACAATATTATCGATGCAACATATCGTTATGAAGGGAAAAAATTGTGTTTTCTTGGATCCTCTTGTATTTATCCAAAATTTGCAAAACAACCCATGGACGAAGGACAGCTATTAGATGGTAAACTTGAGCCAACAAATGAACCTTATGCTGTAGCAAAAATTGCAGGTATCGTGATGTGCCAAAGTTACAACCGGCAATATGGCACAGATTTTTTTTCGGTGATGCCCACAAACCTTTATGGGCCTGGGGATAATTACCATCCACAAAACTCCCATGTTCTTCCTGCTTTGTTAAGAAGATTTCATGAAGCTAAAGTAAATGATCTTCCTGAAGTTGTGATTTGGGGAACAGGCAATCCTTTGCGTGAGTTTTTGTTTTCTGACGATATGGCGAGAGCCTGTGTTTTTTTGATGCAAAACTATAATGAGTTTCGAGAGGCTCGTGGTGGCGAACATGTAAATGTTGGGTCGGGAATCGAAGTAAGCATTCGCGAACTTGCAGAAACTCTCAAAGATGTCGTTGGTTATAAAGGAAAATTAACTTTTGATTTGACCAAACCTGATGGAACTCCAAGGAAATTATTGGATGTTTCTAAGTTACATCGAATGGGTTGGAAACATGAAGTTGAGTTAAGAGAAGGGATCAAATTAGCATATGATGATTTCCTTTTGAATGGTGGAGTAGAAAGGTAA
- a CDS encoding N-acetyl sugar amidotransferase, producing the protein MAEAYFGLPKEVLFCKKCVISNQRPSSTVEFKHKKEEAKKTIGFGSDQICAACEYHATKESEIDWKKREENLLRTLDKFRGKGDGYDVIVPGSGGKDSAFTSHILKYKYGMNPLTVTWAPHKYTNIGWENFENWMHVGGLDNILFTPNGKLHRYLTQQAFLNLLHPFQPFIVGQRIIGPLMAAKFGVKLVMYGENQAEYGNEVSENYIPVMDRKFFSISDPMEIILGGKPIKDILSETSFKLEDFTPYIPPSADYLESKDVEVHYLGYYLKWDPQECYYYAVENTGFKANTERTEGTYSKYSSIDDRIDMFHYFTTLIKFGIGRATYDAAQEIRNSKITREEGVRLVKKYDQEFPSKYFKDFLEYIDVTEEKFWETVDKFRSPHLWKKENSTWKLLHQVE; encoded by the coding sequence ATGGCAGAAGCATATTTTGGATTACCCAAAGAAGTTTTATTTTGTAAAAAATGCGTTATCTCGAATCAGCGACCAAGTTCAACAGTTGAATTCAAGCACAAAAAAGAAGAGGCGAAGAAAACCATCGGATTTGGAAGTGATCAGATCTGTGCAGCTTGCGAATACCATGCTACTAAAGAATCCGAAATAGATTGGAAAAAAAGGGAAGAAAATCTATTACGAACGTTGGATAAATTTAGAGGGAAGGGTGATGGATATGATGTTATTGTTCCTGGAAGCGGCGGAAAAGACAGCGCCTTTACTTCTCATATTTTAAAATATAAATATGGGATGAATCCTTTAACTGTAACCTGGGCACCACATAAGTATACTAATATCGGTTGGGAAAATTTTGAAAATTGGATGCATGTAGGTGGTTTAGATAATATACTATTTACTCCAAATGGTAAATTACATCGCTATCTAACACAGCAGGCATTTCTTAATTTACTGCATCCTTTTCAGCCATTCATAGTTGGACAACGAATCATTGGTCCGTTGATGGCTGCAAAATTTGGTGTCAAATTAGTAATGTATGGCGAAAATCAAGCGGAATATGGAAACGAAGTATCTGAGAATTATATTCCAGTTATGGACAGAAAGTTTTTTTCCATTTCAGATCCGATGGAAATTATTTTAGGCGGAAAACCTATAAAAGATATTTTATCAGAAACTTCCTTTAAACTAGAAGATTTTACTCCATATATTCCGCCAAGTGCTGACTATTTAGAAAGTAAGGATGTTGAAGTTCATTATTTAGGTTATTATCTGAAGTGGGATCCACAGGAATGTTATTATTATGCAGTAGAGAACACTGGTTTTAAGGCAAACACAGAAAGAACCGAAGGTACATATTCAAAATACAGTAGCATTGATGATCGAATTGATATGTTCCATTATTTCACAACATTAATTAAGTTTGGCATCGGCCGAGCAACATATGATGCGGCTCAGGAAATCAGGAATTCAAAAATCACCAGGGAAGAGGGAGTTAGATTGGTTAAAAAATATGATCAAGAATTTCCTTCAAAATATTTTAAAGATTTCTTGGAATATATTGACGTTACTGAAGAAAAATTTTGGGAAACAGTAGATAAATTTCGCTCTCCACATCTTTGGAAAAAAGAAAATTCAACCTGGAAACTTTTACACCAAGTAGAGTAG
- the neuC gene encoding UDP-N-acetylglucosamine 2-epimerase encodes MSKKIKLLFLTGTRADFGKLKTLMKKIEGNERYELLIFVTGMHLLSKYGYTCEEVEKEGFQRIHKFINQNSNDSMDHILSKTIMGLSDYIHENSPDMLIIHGDRVEALAGAAVGALNNILVGHIEGGEVSGTVDELIRHSVTKLSNVHFVSNIEAQKRLLQLGESEESIYVIGSPDVDVMNSDTLPTLANVKERYGFDFSEYAILLFHPVTTEIDSLKSDIRKVVDSVISSNKNFIVIYPNNDLGSDIIIEEYERLRTLKNIRIYPSMRFEYFLTLLKNASFMVGNSSAGVREAPHYGVPSVNLGTRQFNRVNCDSVINCSIDSMEISDSFDKVLHTSRERTENFGIGNSAEKFLEILDMENFWRRNSQKYFIDREFV; translated from the coding sequence ATGAGTAAAAAAATAAAGTTACTTTTTTTAACAGGCACCAGAGCAGATTTTGGCAAATTAAAAACCTTGATGAAAAAGATTGAGGGAAATGAAAGATATGAATTGCTAATCTTCGTTACTGGTATGCATCTATTGTCAAAATATGGATACACTTGCGAAGAAGTTGAAAAGGAAGGTTTTCAACGTATTCATAAATTTATAAATCAAAATTCGAACGATTCCATGGATCATATATTATCAAAAACAATCATGGGATTGTCAGATTATATTCACGAAAATTCTCCAGATATGTTGATAATTCACGGAGATAGAGTTGAAGCACTTGCTGGTGCAGCAGTAGGAGCACTTAACAATATACTTGTTGGACATATTGAGGGAGGTGAGGTATCTGGAACTGTTGATGAATTGATTCGACATAGCGTCACAAAATTATCAAACGTTCATTTTGTATCTAATATAGAAGCCCAAAAGAGATTACTTCAATTGGGTGAGTCGGAGGAGTCTATTTATGTAATAGGTTCACCTGATGTCGATGTAATGAATTCCGATACGCTACCGACTCTAGCAAATGTCAAAGAAAGATATGGATTTGATTTTAGTGAGTATGCTATTTTGTTATTTCACCCTGTTACAACTGAAATAGACTCACTGAAATCAGATATAAGAAAGGTCGTAGATTCTGTAATAAGTAGTAATAAAAATTTCATTGTAATCTATCCGAATAACGATTTGGGAAGTGACATCATAATTGAAGAGTATGAAAGGCTACGGACTTTGAAAAATATCCGTATATATCCATCGATGAGGTTTGAATATTTTTTAACATTATTAAAAAATGCCAGCTTTATGGTTGGGAATTCCAGTGCTGGAGTAAGAGAAGCGCCACATTATGGAGTTCCTTCTGTAAACCTTGGTACAAGACAATTTAATAGAGTTAATTGTGATTCAGTAATCAATTGTTCTATCGATAGTATGGAAATTAGTGATAGTTTTGATAAGGTTTTACATACTTCCAGAGAAAGGACTGAAAATTTTGGAATTGGTAACAGTGCAGAGAAATTTTTGGAAATTTTAGATATGGAAAACTTTTGGAGAAGAAACTCACAGAAATATTTCATAGACAGAGAGTTCGTATGA
- a CDS encoding N-acetylneuraminate synthase family protein produces MAKFLIGNRWVGDDYPPLVIAEIGINHEGSLDVAIEMVDAAIGAGAEVIKHQTHIVEDEMSEEAKGKIPGNADVSIYEIMQRCSLNEEEEFTLMNYVKDRGKIFISTPFSREAFFRLKKFNIPAIKIGSGECNNYPLIKLVSSMKVPVILSTGMNSIETIAPSVDIFRRNNVPFALLHCTNVYPTAPEDIRLDAMVALKEKFPDAVIGLSDHSLTNYPCLGAVALGASILEKHFTDSKDRPGPDIVCSMDPTDLHNMIEGSNLIFRSKQGNLKTAVDSEAPTIAFAFASVVSIRDIAEGEMLTEENIWVKRPHGGDFEAKDFERLIGSKATRFIAKNRQLKKDDIKENE; encoded by the coding sequence ATGGCTAAATTTTTAATCGGAAATCGCTGGGTTGGTGATGATTACCCTCCTTTGGTTATCGCAGAGATCGGAATAAATCATGAAGGTTCATTAGATGTAGCTATAGAAATGGTCGATGCAGCTATTGGTGCTGGTGCAGAAGTTATTAAACATCAGACGCATATTGTTGAGGATGAAATGTCCGAGGAGGCAAAGGGAAAAATACCTGGAAATGCGGATGTTTCGATTTATGAAATTATGCAACGATGTTCTTTGAACGAAGAAGAAGAATTTACCCTTATGAATTACGTAAAAGATCGTGGGAAAATTTTTATTAGCACACCATTTTCTCGGGAAGCATTTTTTAGATTGAAAAAATTTAATATTCCAGCTATTAAAATCGGTTCTGGCGAGTGTAATAACTATCCATTAATTAAATTAGTATCATCAATGAAAGTACCAGTAATTTTAAGCACTGGTATGAATTCAATAGAGACGATTGCGCCAAGTGTGGATATTTTTCGTAGAAATAATGTGCCATTTGCGTTATTACATTGCACAAATGTTTATCCTACTGCACCTGAGGATATACGTCTAGATGCAATGGTGGCTCTTAAAGAAAAATTTCCAGATGCAGTAATTGGGTTATCAGATCATAGCCTCACGAATTATCCTTGCTTGGGAGCTGTAGCTTTAGGTGCATCCATATTGGAAAAACATTTCACAGATAGTAAAGATCGCCCAGGTCCTGATATCGTTTGTTCAATGGATCCAACGGATTTACATAATATGATAGAAGGTTCTAATTTAATTTTTAGATCGAAACAAGGTAATCTGAAAACGGCCGTTGACTCGGAAGCACCTACAATTGCTTTTGCTTTTGCGTCTGTAGTTTCAATTCGAGATATCGCTGAAGGTGAAATGCTAACTGAAGAGAATATTTGGGTTAAGAGACCGCACGGTGGAGACTTTGAGGCAAAAGATTTTGAAAGGTTAATCGGTAGTAAGGCAACTCGCTTTATAGCCAAAAACAGACAGCTAAAGAAAGACGATATTAAAGAAAATGAGTAA
- a CDS encoding cytidylyltransferase domain-containing protein, with protein MFLEKAEKIEMVNVDSNKHFIALIPARGGSKGVKRKNIRLLNGKPLLTYTAEAAKSSKYISRIFLSSDDEEILQLGKNLGLELVMRPENVSSDKSTANEVIAHFVKVSSDEFLENTFLVYLQPTSPLRTSFHIDSAIEVLLGNNEGSVVSVTLLEKNPFKAYLIDQHGHLNPLMGEKYLNMNRQDLPDVYVPNGAIYIFSLSEFLKTGRIPTNKSLPFVMNSDVSRDIDTEKDLIEAELFLKGKNNG; from the coding sequence TTGTTTCTAGAAAAAGCTGAAAAGATTGAAATGGTTAATGTGGATTCAAATAAACATTTTATTGCTTTAATACCTGCAAGAGGTGGCTCGAAAGGCGTTAAACGAAAAAACATTCGCCTTCTCAATGGGAAGCCACTTCTGACCTATACCGCTGAAGCTGCAAAATCTTCAAAATATATATCTCGTATTTTTTTATCATCTGATGACGAAGAGATTTTGCAACTTGGGAAAAATCTAGGTTTGGAACTGGTTATGCGTCCTGAAAATGTGAGTAGTGACAAGTCAACTGCGAATGAAGTAATTGCACATTTTGTAAAGGTATCTTCTGATGAATTTTTAGAGAATACATTTTTAGTTTATCTTCAGCCTACTTCCCCTTTGCGAACTAGCTTTCATATAGATTCAGCGATCGAAGTTTTATTAGGAAATAATGAAGGTTCTGTGGTTAGCGTTACACTTTTAGAAAAAAATCCATTTAAAGCATATTTGATTGATCAGCATGGTCATCTGAATCCTTTAATGGGAGAAAAATATCTAAATATGAATCGGCAGGATTTGCCAGATGTGTACGTTCCTAATGGTGCAATTTATATTTTTAGTTTAAGCGAATTTTTGAAAACAGGTAGGATACCTACAAACAAAAGTCTACCTTTTGTTATGAATTCAGATGTGAGTAGAGATATCGACACTGAAAAGGATCTTATTGAAGCAGAATTATTTTTAAAAGGAAAGAACAATGGCTAA
- a CDS encoding polysaccharide pyruvyl transferase family protein encodes MRILHLASFSGNIGDLANHQGFRKMFAETIDSSTEWTNVEIRQFYWKERAFDIEFIKEINQYDLFVIGGGNYLELWVDSSPTGTSLAFPLHLFEQIEIPVLFNALGVDNGQGVSESALEKFSAFLKIINNNPKIFLSVRNDGSYSTLQKYFPDDAFTKVFKCPDGGFNSFFQVSDEGSNEKRNILIGVNLACDMPGIRFTSDFTIDDFSKSFAHLLVKLGEKNVDSEFVFFPHIYSDYDIFYRVILNLPDRFRRTRLRISSYGPGISGAEKTFSDYNLCDLVLGMRFHSNVYSIAQGIPTIGIENYPQIGKLYSDLGFNSGVVKVQASKDFQSLLDLSEKYLNESKKYKEIYSDIAEKMKDQYYSYGESLKSWIVNNY; translated from the coding sequence ATGCGAATTTTACATTTAGCAAGTTTTTCTGGTAACATTGGTGATTTGGCAAATCATCAAGGCTTTAGAAAAATGTTCGCTGAAACTATTGATAGTTCGACTGAATGGACTAATGTAGAGATACGACAGTTTTACTGGAAAGAGCGAGCATTCGATATTGAATTTATTAAAGAGATAAACCAATACGATTTGTTCGTAATTGGTGGTGGAAACTATCTTGAACTTTGGGTTGACTCTTCTCCGACTGGCACTTCTTTAGCTTTTCCATTGCATCTATTTGAGCAGATTGAAATTCCAGTTTTATTTAATGCATTAGGCGTTGATAATGGGCAGGGAGTTTCTGAAAGTGCATTAGAAAAATTTTCTGCATTTCTTAAAATCATAAATAACAATCCGAAAATATTTCTCTCCGTTCGTAATGATGGGTCTTACTCAACGTTACAAAAGTATTTTCCAGATGATGCTTTTACGAAAGTATTCAAATGCCCAGACGGTGGATTTAACTCTTTTTTTCAGGTGAGTGATGAAGGCAGTAATGAAAAGCGCAATATTTTAATAGGTGTTAATCTTGCTTGTGATATGCCTGGTATTCGATTTACTTCAGATTTTACAATAGATGATTTTAGTAAATCATTTGCACATTTGCTAGTTAAGTTAGGTGAAAAAAACGTTGATTCTGAGTTTGTTTTTTTTCCGCATATCTATAGTGATTATGATATTTTTTATAGGGTCATCCTGAATTTGCCAGATCGTTTCAGGCGGACAAGGTTAAGGATATCTTCTTATGGTCCTGGAATTAGTGGCGCAGAAAAAACCTTTTCTGATTATAACCTATGTGATCTTGTTCTTGGGATGCGATTTCATTCGAATGTTTATTCAATTGCTCAAGGAATACCAACGATAGGTATAGAAAATTATCCGCAAATTGGTAAATTATATTCTGATTTAGGTTTTAATAGCGGAGTAGTAAAAGTTCAAGCCAGTAAGGACTTTCAATCCTTATTGGATTTATCCGAAAAATATCTAAATGAATCAAAAAAATACAAAGAAATATATTCAGACATTGCAGAAAAAATGAAAGATCAATATTATTCCTACGGCGAAAGCTTGAAGTCTTGGATTGTTAATAATTACTAA
- the hisH gene encoding imidazole glycerol phosphate synthase subunit HisH yields the protein MKYVAIINYGLGNLRSVQNAFSYLGIETKITKDVNEIANASGIVIPGVGAFPKAMKNLMNENLIPILKEYKSKGKPILGICLGMQILFSIGFEHQETEGLNWISGEVKKIGNGIRLPHISWANVKSTNTNSWVFNGLNPEHLRFYFVHSFSAQNVDPSNVVAVTNYDGHSIVAIVQNENVIGMQFHPEKSGKVGLQLLKNFCIKCGIEVKE from the coding sequence ATGAAATATGTTGCAATTATTAATTACGGACTAGGAAATTTGCGAAGCGTACAAAATGCTTTCTCATATTTAGGGATTGAAACCAAAATTACGAAAGATGTCAATGAAATTGCCAATGCAAGTGGGATTGTTATTCCCGGTGTTGGTGCCTTTCCGAAAGCTATGAAAAATCTGATGAATGAGAATTTAATTCCGATTCTTAAAGAATATAAAAGTAAAGGAAAGCCGATTCTAGGTATTTGCTTAGGTATGCAAATTCTATTTTCGATAGGATTTGAACATCAAGAGACAGAAGGCCTCAATTGGATATCTGGTGAAGTAAAGAAAATTGGCAATGGTATAAGATTACCCCATATATCTTGGGCGAACGTTAAATCTACCAATACGAATTCTTGGGTATTTAATGGTTTGAACCCAGAACACTTACGTTTTTACTTTGTACATAGTTTTTCAGCACAGAATGTAGATCCGAGTAATGTAGTAGCCGTAACAAACTATGACGGACATTCCATTGTTGCAATTGTGCAGAATGAAAACGTAATTGGAATGCAGTTTCATCCGGAAAAAAGTGGTAAAGTCGGATTACAGCTTTTAAAGAATTTTTGTATCAAATGTGGAATAGAAGTTAAGGAATAA
- the rfbB gene encoding dTDP-glucose 4,6-dehydratase, with protein sequence MAKKTILVTGSAGFIGSNFVPYLLDTDKDVHIVSLDKLTYAGNLENLSEVSGNSRHRFFEGDICDSQILDQLFAEFSFDVVIHFAAESHVDNSIHNPKIFLETNIIGTFQLLQKAYKTWFHAPFQFKEEFKNSKFIHISTDEVFGSLGEEGFFTESSPYQPNSPYSASKASSDHLVRSYFHTYGLPVLITNCSNNYGPKQHDEKLIPTIIRNALSEKNIPIYGKGINVRDWLFVLDHAKGIERVLSKGLPGETYNIGGNNELTNNQVVSIICEHLDKLKPRKNGKSYSDLITYVTDRPGHDKRYAIDATKMKEKLHWNPEETFSTGILKTIDWYISKYNSN encoded by the coding sequence ATGGCCAAAAAAACAATTTTAGTTACAGGTTCCGCCGGTTTTATCGGATCCAATTTTGTTCCTTATTTATTAGATACCGATAAGGATGTTCATATTGTTAGTTTAGATAAACTAACTTATGCGGGAAACTTAGAAAATTTATCTGAGGTTTCTGGAAATAGTAGGCATCGTTTTTTTGAAGGCGATATTTGTGATTCGCAAATTTTGGATCAGTTATTTGCAGAGTTTTCCTTTGATGTTGTGATTCATTTTGCTGCAGAAAGTCATGTAGATAATTCGATTCATAATCCAAAGATTTTTTTGGAAACGAATATCATTGGTACGTTTCAATTATTACAAAAGGCATATAAAACTTGGTTTCATGCTCCGTTTCAATTCAAGGAAGAATTTAAAAATTCAAAGTTCATTCATATCTCTACTGATGAAGTATTTGGTTCCTTAGGTGAAGAAGGTTTTTTTACGGAATCCTCTCCTTACCAACCCAATTCTCCTTACAGTGCCAGTAAGGCATCCTCTGATCATTTGGTGCGTAGTTATTTTCATACTTACGGTTTGCCAGTTTTGATTACGAATTGTTCTAATAACTATGGCCCGAAACAACATGACGAAAAGTTGATTCCTACAATCATTCGAAATGCTCTTTCTGAAAAAAATATACCTATTTATGGAAAGGGTATTAATGTTCGGGATTGGCTTTTTGTTTTGGACCATGCAAAAGGAATCGAAAGAGTTTTGTCAAAAGGATTACCTGGCGAAACCTATAATATTGGTGGGAATAATGAGTTAACCAATAACCAAGTGGTTTCTATTATTTGTGAACACTTGGACAAACTAAAACCACGAAAAAATGGAAAAAGTTATTCGGACTTAATCACTTATGTAACGGATCGTCCAGGGCATGACAAACGTTACGCGATAGATGCTACTAAGATGAAGGAAAAATTACATTGGAATCCGGAAGAAACATTTTCGACAGGGATTTTAAAAACCATCGATTGGTACATTTCAAAATATAATTCGAATTAA